A single Perognathus longimembris pacificus isolate PPM17 chromosome 17, ASM2315922v1, whole genome shotgun sequence DNA region contains:
- the LOC125365325 gene encoding apolipoprotein F-like — protein sequence MPSSKLITIAVGLLVCLLMSPADAISDRKQTNVSKVYLPSSLGPQLPSLGSLSCQTLLPKSLPGFNSMAPLPKFLVGLALRNALEVAGCQSEAWALQLWLFRLGGVNATQLLIHHLQGLQKGKRTKREISMEILASALQLLVRDQPGPKRAPRSIPTVDCDNHRENEVYNIIRLLPGVGTYYNLGTAVYYAVWNCSEKAKERGKEGAIDLGFDLLMSMAGASGGPAGIVISAALKPALKAGVHRLIQYYHAEKEVNTTSMEGLRGTSDVSDWEETITMAPLIAEVVSSPPSWAWALFKSYGLDLEAGSLGV from the coding sequence ATGCCTAGCAGCAAACTCATCACAATAGCAGTTGGGCTTCTTGTCTGTCTCCTGATGTCTCCTGCGGATGCCATTTCAGATAGAAAGCAGACAAATGTCTCCAAGGTGTACCTTCCTTCATCTTTGGGACCCCAACTTCCGTCCTTAGGCTCCTTATCCTGCCAAACCCTGCTCCCAAAGTCCCTGCCTGGATTCAACTCCATGGCCCCTCTACCCAAGTTTCTGGTAGGCCTGGCTCTAAGAAATGCCCTGGAAGTCGCTGGCTGTCAGTCTGAGGCTTGGGCCCTACAGCTTTGGCTCTTTCGCTTGGGAGGTGTGAATGCAACACAGCTCCTCATCCATCATCTTCAAGGACTCCAGAAAGGCAAAAGGACAAAGAGGGAAATCTCAATGGAAATCCTGGCCTCAGCTCTGCAGCTGTTAGTCAGGGACCAGCCAGGACCAAAGAGGGCTCCACGCTCCATCCCCACAGTGGACTGTGACAACCATCGGGAAAACGAAGTATACAACATAATCAGACTACTGCCAGGAGTGGGAACCTACTACAACTTGGGCACAGCTGTGTATTATGCTGTTTGGAATTGCTCTGAAAAGGCCAAGGAACGAGGCAAAGAGGGGGCCATAGATCTGGGCTTTGACCTTCTGATGTCCATGGCAGGAGCATCAGGGGGGCCTGCTGGCATAGTTATCAGTGCTGCACTTAAACCAGCTTTGAAGGCTGGGGTTCATCGGCTGATCCAGTATTACCATGCTGAGAAAGAGGTAAACACCACTAGCATGGAGGGCTTAAGAGGTACATCAGATGTGAGTGACTGGGAAGAGACAATTACCATGGCTCCTTTGATAGCAGAAGTAGTAAGTTCACCTccctcctgggcctgggccttattCAAGAGCTATGGCTTAGATCTTGAGGCTGGGAGTTTGGGGGTATAA
- the LOC125365334 gene encoding keratin-associated protein 4-6-like, producing the protein MVNSCCGSSCSEQGCCLQTTCCRPSCCRPSCCVSSCCRPCCQSVCCQPCCRPSCCRPSCCISSCCRPCCQSVCCQPCCRPSCCRPSCCISSCCQPCCQSVCCQPCCRPSCCISSYCRPCCQSVCCQPCCRPSCCTSSCCRPCCQPSCCRPSCCTSSCCRPCCQSSCCRPSCCSGSCC; encoded by the coding sequence ATGGTCAACTCCTGCTGTGGCTCATCCTGCTCTGAGCAGGGTTGCTGCCTGCAGACCACCTGCTGCAGGCccagctgctgccgccccagctgctgtgTGTCCAGCTGCTGCAGACCCTGCTGCCAGTCTGTGTGCTGCCAGCCCTGCTGTCGCCccagctgctgccgccccagctgctgcaTCTCCAGCTGCTGCCGGCCCTGCTGTCAGTCTGTGTGCTGCCAGCCCTGCTGTCGCCccagctgctgccgccccagctgctgcatctccagctgctgccagccctgctgtCAGTCCGTGTGCTGCCAGCCCTGCTGTCGCCCCAGCTGCTGCATCTCCAGCTACTGCCGGCCCTGCTGTCAGTCCGTGTGTTGCCAGCcctgctgccgccccagctgctgcaCTTCTAGCTGCTGCAGGCCTTGTTGCCAGCccagctgctgccgccccagctgtTGTACTTCTAGCTGCTGCAGGCCTTGTTGCCAGTccagctgctgccgccccagctgctgtAGTGGATCTTGCTGCTGA
- the LOC125365341 gene encoding keratin-associated protein 4-9-like has protein sequence MVNSCCGSVCSEQGCCQPSCLQTTCCRTTCCRPSCCVSSCCRPQCCQSVCCQPCCRPSCCISSCCRPQCCQSVCCRPCCRPSCCISSCCRPCCQSVCCQPCCRPSCCISSCCRPCCQSVCCQPCCRPSCCISSCCRPCCRPSCCGGSCC, from the exons ATGGTCAACTCCTGTTGTGGCTCCGTCTGCTCTGAGCAGGGctgctgccagcccagctgcCTGCAGACCACCTGCTGCAGGACCAcctgctgccgccccagctgctgtgTGTCCAGCTGCTGCAGGCCCCAATGCTGCCAGTCCGTgtgctgccagccctgctgccgccccagctgctgcaTCTCCAGCTGCTGCAGGCCCCAATGCTGCCAGTCTGT ctgctgcaggccctgctgccgccccagctgctgcaTCTCCAGCTGCTGCAGGCCCTGCTGCCAGTCTGTgtgctgccagccctgctgccgccccagctgctgcaTCTCCAGCTGCTGCAGGCCCTGCTGCCAGTCTGTgtgctgccagccctgctgcaggcccagctgctgcatctccagctgctgcaggccctgctgccgccccagctgctgcGGTGGTTCTTGTTGCTGA